The following are from one region of the Pocillopora verrucosa isolate sample1 chromosome 3, ASM3666991v2, whole genome shotgun sequence genome:
- the LOC131772358 gene encoding coiled-coil domain-containing protein 18-like has product MSDTLTTSTSRGGSRRMVSPVTFKKDRDTADVQINRSSLENGHGFSDTFTNSTGSSISMPQIDSCILGKETLEQREKFTLYKIEVNNGRKSWIIYRRYGDFVLLNKKLRRLFPEFRLHLPGKRFFKDNFDKGFIDKRQRGLEVFTNNLFGHRNLVLSDPVQRFYRLNNPPQPSESLEACQDYCQSLEHALADLRQKLRNQTAELNSLKTELSQVTYYRNENQHLCEHLQQQQTNVDQLTKSLQDQLNIALENERRAKEEVETLKEEMKAERASVQAARVIEKQKRDEGINRQMDLFKQSQEAVNQRVDSLVHSLEQQSIIEIKIAGVTQEMKTGERTENKAIQLKKALDETRTQLDKIHRNSLEMYQQEVEDLKVELSRAEFLAKAKTQEAESLRAEISGLHRKYQDFRKAQDDYISDLLSKFNDLQRYAVSTEEKYFFSLVIGVKLNMGVCGLRVDHINHLKPPTLFEQVRNHGYSIEHWPSWLSRTLSNASSTLDPEDED; this is encoded by the exons ATGTCAGATACCCTAACAACCTCAACTTCTCGCGGTGGGTCTAGACGGATGGTTAGTCCTGTAACGTTTAAAAAGGACAGAGATACTGCGGATGTACAAATCAACCGAAGCTCACTGGAAAATGGCCACGGCTTTAGCGACACATTCACGAATTCTACAGGTTCTTCAATTTCTATGCCTCAAATTGACTCGTGTATTCTAGGAAAGGAAACCCTGGAACAGAGGGAAAAGTTTACT CTTTACAAGATCGAAGTAAACAATGGTCGAAAAAGTTGGATAATCTACAGACGTTATGGAGACTTTgttcttttgaataaaaag ttacGCAGGCTTTTTCCAGAATTTCGACTGCATTTGCCTGGCAAACGTTTCTTCAAAGATAACTTTGATAAAG GCTTTATTGACAAACGCCAAAGAGGTCTTGAAGTGTTCACGAACAATTTGTTTGGCCATCGAAATCTTGTTCTCAG TGATCCAGTTCAGAGATTCTACAGATTGAATAACCCTCCTCAACCCAGTGAGAGTCTTGAGGCTTGCCAG GACTATTGTCAATCCCTTGAACATGCTCTGGCAGATTTGCGTCAAAAGTTACGTAACCAGACTGCTGAACTTAATTCCTTGAAAACAGAACTATCCCAAGTGACTTATTACAGGAATGAAAATCAGCATCTCTGTGAACACCTACAGCAACAGCAGACTAATGTTGATCAACTCACTAAG AGTCTACAAGATCAACTGAACATTGCTTTAGAGAACGAAAGAAGAGCTAAGGAAGAGGTGGAAACCTTGAAGGAAGAGATGAAAGCTGAACGCGCTTCTGTACAGGCTGCGAGGGTGatcgaaaaacaaaagagagatgAAGGAATTAATAGGCAGATGGACTTGTTTAAACAATCACAGGAGGCTGTCAATCAAAGAGTCGATTCTCTTGTTCATTCCTTGGAACAGCAatcaataattgaaataaaaattgctgGGGTGACACAAG AAATGAAAACTGGTGAACGCACAGAAAACAAGGCAATTCAGCTTAAGAAA GCTCTTGATGAAACTAGAACTCAACTTGACAAAATTCACAGAAATTCATTAGAG ATGTATCAGCAAGAAGTAGAAGACCTCAAGGTTGAGTTATCCAGAGCAGAATTTTTGGCAAAG GCTAAAACTCAAGAGGCAGAGTCACTGAGGGCAGAGATTTCTGGTCTTCATAGAAAATATCAGGATTTCAGGAAG GCACAAGATGATTATATTTCAGACCTTCTCAGTAAATTCAATGACCTTCAGCGATATGCTGTTTCAACAGAGGAG AAATATTTCTTCTCTCTTGTTATTGGTGTTAAACTCAACATGGGTGTATGTGGATTAAGAGTGGACCACATAAATCACCTCAAACCACCG ACACTTTTTGAACAAGTACGGAATCACGGCTACTCCATAGAACATTGGCCAAGTTGGTTGTCTCGCACACTGTCAAATGCCTCATCAACACTTGATCCTGAGGATGAAGATTAA
- the LOC131772274 gene encoding sorting nexin-1-like isoform X1, translated as MALDGQVTFLSTESSWDPRRPRIPRRSPRFRMDEDDEEKSGNERNQSNMGMRAPIIGYEIVDNRQKFTVYKIEVKSQNKSWFVFRRYTDFTRLNERLRDAFPEFQIRLPGKRRFKDNFDPAFIEDRARGLQFFINNMMNHSEICNSHEVQEFFCLNDPPGPYDSLEESRAYCQHLENQAEDLKQKVDELTADLKMTKSQLLQARVQQEALVSALRSERTLRKQGLKGNEKDSSRTDELIEKSEKMAHVDSLKGKVCHLLSDYQTKSKGRMSSTLENETEPGEDQSFWVGSVEIAEHSDGADRMRSSNLARRLSTEQRNPRTSTPVSSHNSPSCLEPLQQDNQKDLGVSQQTDEKSENSEVRVGAIKEINNTEGTAKHPSNRKSRDQSSKRDSGISVDTSPTPST; from the exons atggcgTTGGATGGTCAAGTGACttttttgtcaacagaatcGTCATGGGATCCTCGGAGACCAAGAATTCCAAGAAGAAGCCCGAGGTTTAGAATGGACGAGGATGATGAAGAGAAAAGTGGTAacgaaagaaatcaatcaaatatgGGAATGAGAGCACCGATTATTGGTTATGAAATAGTAGATAATCGTCAGAAATTTACG GTTTACAAGATTGAAGttaaaagtcaaaataaaagttgGTTTGTATTTCGCCGTTACACTGATTTCACAAGGCTAAATGAAAGG ttgAGAGATGCTTTTCCAGAGTTTCAAATCAGGCTTCCTGGCAAACGCCGGTTCAAGGACAACTTTGATCCAG CATTCATAGAAGACAGGGCAAGAGGATTGCAATTTTTCATCAACAATATGATGAATCACTCTGAAATATGTAACAG TCATGAGGTACAAGAGTTCTTCTGCCTGAATGATCCTCCTGGACCTTATGACAGCTTGGAAGAAAGCAGA GCCTACTGTCAACACTTGGAAAACCAAGCTGAGGACTTGAAACAGAAGGTGGATGAACTAACGGCAGACctcaaaatgacaaaatcacAGCTCTTACAAGCACGAGTGCAACAGGAAGCTCTTGTAAGTGCTCTTAGATCAGAGCGAACACTGAGAAAGCAAGGattgaaaggaaatgaaaaagattcATCCAGGACTGATGAATTGAtagagaaaagtgaaaaaatggcACATGTTGATAGTctaaaaggaaaagtttgccACTTGTTGTCAGATTATCAAACCAAAAGCAAGGGAAGGATGTCAAGTACCTtggaaaatgaaactgaacCTGGTGAAGATCAATCATTTTGGGTGGGAAGTGTGGAGATTGCAGAGCATTCAGATGGAGCTGATAGAATGAGGTCATCTAATCTGGCCAGGCGGCTTTCAACTGAGCAGAGAAATCCTCGCACATCCACTCCTGTGTCTAGTCATAACAGCCCAAGCTGTCTGGAACCTTTGCAACAGGATAATCAAAAAGACCTTGGAGTATCTCAACAGACTGATGAAAAGAGTGAAAACTCAGAAGTGAGAGTAGGggcaataaaggaaataaataacactGAGGGAACTGCCAAACATCCATCAAACAGGAAGTCAAGAGATCAATCCAGTAAAAGAGACAGTGGAATAAGTGTTGATACCTCACCAACGCCTAGCAcgtaa
- the LOC131772274 gene encoding sorting nexin-16-like isoform X2, producing MDEDDEEKSGNERNQSNMGMRAPIIGYEIVDNRQKFTVYKIEVKSQNKSWFVFRRYTDFTRLNERLRDAFPEFQIRLPGKRRFKDNFDPAFIEDRARGLQFFINNMMNHSEICNSHEVQEFFCLNDPPGPYDSLEESRAYCQHLENQAEDLKQKVDELTADLKMTKSQLLQARVQQEALVSALRSERTLRKQGLKGNEKDSSRTDELIEKSEKMAHVDSLKGKVCHLLSDYQTKSKGRMSSTLENETEPGEDQSFWVGSVEIAEHSDGADRMRSSNLARRLSTEQRNPRTSTPVSSHNSPSCLEPLQQDNQKDLGVSQQTDEKSENSEVRVGAIKEINNTEGTAKHPSNRKSRDQSSKRDSGISVDTSPTPST from the exons ATGGACGAGGATGATGAAGAGAAAAGTGGTAacgaaagaaatcaatcaaatatgGGAATGAGAGCACCGATTATTGGTTATGAAATAGTAGATAATCGTCAGAAATTTACG GTTTACAAGATTGAAGttaaaagtcaaaataaaagttgGTTTGTATTTCGCCGTTACACTGATTTCACAAGGCTAAATGAAAGG ttgAGAGATGCTTTTCCAGAGTTTCAAATCAGGCTTCCTGGCAAACGCCGGTTCAAGGACAACTTTGATCCAG CATTCATAGAAGACAGGGCAAGAGGATTGCAATTTTTCATCAACAATATGATGAATCACTCTGAAATATGTAACAG TCATGAGGTACAAGAGTTCTTCTGCCTGAATGATCCTCCTGGACCTTATGACAGCTTGGAAGAAAGCAGA GCCTACTGTCAACACTTGGAAAACCAAGCTGAGGACTTGAAACAGAAGGTGGATGAACTAACGGCAGACctcaaaatgacaaaatcacAGCTCTTACAAGCACGAGTGCAACAGGAAGCTCTTGTAAGTGCTCTTAGATCAGAGCGAACACTGAGAAAGCAAGGattgaaaggaaatgaaaaagattcATCCAGGACTGATGAATTGAtagagaaaagtgaaaaaatggcACATGTTGATAGTctaaaaggaaaagtttgccACTTGTTGTCAGATTATCAAACCAAAAGCAAGGGAAGGATGTCAAGTACCTtggaaaatgaaactgaacCTGGTGAAGATCAATCATTTTGGGTGGGAAGTGTGGAGATTGCAGAGCATTCAGATGGAGCTGATAGAATGAGGTCATCTAATCTGGCCAGGCGGCTTTCAACTGAGCAGAGAAATCCTCGCACATCCACTCCTGTGTCTAGTCATAACAGCCCAAGCTGTCTGGAACCTTTGCAACAGGATAATCAAAAAGACCTTGGAGTATCTCAACAGACTGATGAAAAGAGTGAAAACTCAGAAGTGAGAGTAGGggcaataaaggaaataaataacactGAGGGAACTGCCAAACATCCATCAAACAGGAAGTCAAGAGATCAATCCAGTAAAAGAGACAGTGGAATAAGTGTTGATACCTCACCAACGCCTAGCAcgtaa
- the LOC131772287 gene encoding digestive cysteine proteinase 1: MNYLCVFLLCASFANCLNLSPATYKRHWQKWKSFYGKEYESEIHDNARFSIWQNNLKYILKHNSEEHSYTLAMNQFGDLTVDEYRSFILRVGSHFPNETERRGFTSLPFSELTLPPTVDWRTKGYVTPVKNQGQLGASWAFSATGSLEGQHFKKTGKLVSLSEQNLQDCSGCGKVSPPLMGFIDCAFLYVKENGGIDTEAGYPHPCPKSCCFEKAYIGTTCTGYVDIQQRSELALQSAVAEVGPISVIIDASHASFQFYHSGVYNEPACSSYQLDHAVLVVGYGTYQGQDYWLVKNSWGKSWGMEGYIMMSRNNKNQCGIASSASYPLV, encoded by the exons ATGAACTACTTGTGCGTTTTTCTGCTGTGCGCTTCCTTTGCAAACTGTTTGAATCTATCGCCTGCGACGTACAAGCGGCACTGGCAGAAGTGGAAGTCTTTTTATGGCAAGGAATACGAGTCAGAAATTCATGACAATGCACGCTTCTCAATATGGCAGAACAATTTAAAG tatatTTTAAAGCATAACTCAGAAGAACACTCCTACACCTTGGCCATGAACCAGTTCGGTGATCTGACAGTCGACGAATATCGATCATTTATCCTGAGAGTTGGTTCTCATTTTCCAAACGAAACAGAACGTCGCGGTTTTACCTCTCTTCCTTTTAGTGAACTGACCCTACCCCCCACGGTGGATTGGAGGACGAAGGGATATGTCACTCCTGTCAAGAATCAGG GTCAGTTGGGTGCTTCATGGGCGTTCAGTGCCACAGGGTCACTGGAAGGAcaacattttaagaaaacaggaaaacttGTCTCTCTTAGCGAACAGAATCTACAAGACTGCTCTGGATGTGGCAAGGTGTCTCCTCCCTTGATGGGATTTATAGACTGTGCATTCTT ATATGTCAAAGAAAACGGTGGCATAGACACCGAAGCCGGTTACCCGCATCCATGTCCAAAGAGTTGTTGCTTTGAAAAAGCTTATATAGGTACCACCTGTACTG GTTATGTTGATATCCAGCAAAGAAGCGAGTTAGCTCTTCAGTCTGCTGTGGCCGAAGTGGGTCCCATCTCAGTGATCATCGATGCCAGTCACGCTTCATTCCAGTTTTATCACAGTGGGGTGTACAATGAACC TGCCTGTAGCAGTTATCAGCTGGACCACGCAGTACTCGTTGTTGGTTATGGAACTTACCAAGGACAGGACTACTGGCTGGTGAAGAACTCCTGGGGAAAGAGCTGGGGCATGGAAGGGTACATTATGATGTCGAGGAACAACAAAAACCAGTGTGGAATCGCCTCGAGCGCCAGCTACCCTCTTGTTTAA
- the LOC136279773 gene encoding LOW QUALITY PROTEIN: procathepsin L-like (The sequence of the model RefSeq protein was modified relative to this genomic sequence to represent the inferred CDS: inserted 1 base in 1 codon): MKAVLAIVFCLSVANSAVLKFREYEXQWQAWKSFHDKSYQTDTEEQARYAIWRDNLRKVQQHNSEGHSYTLAMNQFGDLTVDEFRFYYLGLRSHYSNETKRQGSAYLPPSGVSLPPTVDWRTKGYVTPVKNQGQCGSCWAFSTTGSLEGQHFKKTGNLVSLSEQNLVDCSTSYGNHGCEGGLMDYAFQYIKANGGIDTESSYPYTARDGRCKFKAADVGATDTGYMDVKRGSEADLQSAVATVGPISVAIDASHGSFQLYHKGVYDEPACSSTLLDHGVLAVGYGTYQGQDYWLVKNSWGKGWGMEGYIMMSRNKNNQCGIATSASYPLV, encoded by the exons ATGAAGGCTGTTCTTGCAATTGTGTTCTGCCTGTCCGTGGCAAACAGCGCTGTGCTGAAGTTTCGCGAATATG AACAGTGGCAGGCATGGAAGAGCTTTCACGACAAGAGTTACCAAACAGATACCGAGGAACAAGCTCGTTATGCGATCTGGAGAGACAACTTAAGG AAAGTTCAACAACACAACTCCGAGGGACACTCTTACACCCTGGCCATGAACCAGTTCGGTGATCTGACAGTCGATGAATTCCGATTTTACTACCTGGGACTTCGCTCTCACTACTCCAATGAGACTAAACGTCAAGGATCGGCCTACCTACCTCCCAGTGGAGTAAGCCTCCCCCCCACAGTGGACTGGAGAACTAAGGGATACGTTACCCCAGTAAAGAATCAAG GTCAGTGTGGTTCTTGCTGGGCTTTCAGTACAACAGGATCACTGGAGGGACAACACTTTAAGAAAACAGGAAACCTTGTCTCACTCAGCGAACAGAATCTGGTTGACTGCtcaactagctatggaaatcACGGTTGTGAGGGAGGACTCATGGATTACGCCTTCCA gTATATCAAAGCTAATGGTGGTATCGATACCGAATCTAGCTATCCCTACACAGCCCGCGATGGACGCTGCAAGTTCAAAGCAGCTGATGTTGGTGCTACTGATACTG GTTACATGGATGTCAAGCGAGGAAGCGAAGCTGATCTTCAATCCGCTGTGGCCACAGTCGGCCCAATCTCTGTAGCCATAGATGCTAGCCACGGTTCATTCCAGTTATACCACAAAGGAGTCTATGACGAGCC TGCCTGCAGTTCTACATTGTTGGATCATGGTGTGCTAGCTGTTGGTTATGGAACATACCAAGGACAGGACTACTGGCTGGTGAAGAACTCCTGGGGAAAGGGCTGGGGCATGGAAGGTTACATTATGATGTCCAGGAACAAGAACAACCAGTGTGGAATCGCTACCAGTGCTAGTTACCCACTTGTTTAA